One Gossypium hirsutum isolate 1008001.06 chromosome A11, Gossypium_hirsutum_v2.1, whole genome shotgun sequence genomic window carries:
- the LOC107906072 gene encoding indole-3-acetic acid-amido synthetase GH3.17, with protein sequence MKILEDLTNNAHELQEQMLEEILRRNAGTEYLSRFFPSGQADKLNFKTNVPIVTYEDTKPYIDRIANGETSSILFADPIIQFIRSSGTSGGQQKLIPITAESFEKGKYHLFLVDIVTKKCFSGPDEGKSLSLYFSKPEIETPSGIVASPYLTFYSKTDIFQSNLAKFCTSPIETILCLDNKQSMFCQLLTGLLQRDEVVQLSSIFASVLARATKFLEDYWRELCCNIRTGYLSDWIIDPGCKNAMSLILTGPNPELADLIQQICEDKSWEGVFKKLWPKIKYISSICTGSMSQYISLLEFYGGGIPLVSPSYVSSEACFGINLQPLSKPFDVSYTFLPNTAYFEFLPVNKDGGGKAQETRTMDKPVDLANVKLGQFYEVVVTTLAGLYRYRVGDVLKVTGFYNKSPQFQFVERQNVVLSIDTEKTTEEDLSKAITNAKLILEPFGIMLTAYSSYSDTSSIPGRYVLFWELKMKGSNDLPKLDAKIMEECCCIVEESFGFTYKALRKGGAISALELRVVKHGSFDELMDFYISKGASITQYKPPCCLKSEDAIKILNSAMVGKLFSPKTMFLSALSEG encoded by the exons ATGAAGATATTGGAAGATTTAACCAACAATGCTCATGAACTACAAGAACAGATGTTGGAGGAGATACTAAGGAGAAATGCAGGAACAGAATATCTAAGCAGATTCTTCCCCAGTGGCCAAGCAGACAAGCTAAACTTCAAAACAAATGTTCCTATTGTTACTTATGAAGATACCAAGCCTTACATAGATCGGATTGCCAATGGAGAGACCTCGTCGATCCTTTTTGCTGATCCCATCATCCAATTCATCCGAAg CTCTGGTACTTCTGGGGGGCAGCAGAAGCTAATACCTATCACAGCTGAAAGTTTTGAGAAAGGGAAGTATCATCTTTTTCTGGTTGACATTGTGACGAAAAA ATGTTTTAGTGGCCCAGATGAAGGCAAATCATTGTCCCTATATTTTAGCAAACCAGAAATAGAAACTCCATCTGGAATAGTGGCATCACCCTACTTAACATTCTATTCCAAGACCGACATCTTCCAAAGTAACCTGGCTAAGTTTTGCACAAGTCCTATTGAGACCATCTTATGCTTGGACAACAAGCAAAGTATGTTCTGCCAATTGCTTACCGGTTTACTACAGCGCGACGAGGTCGTACAGCTCAGTTCGATCTTTGCATCGGTTTTGGCAAGGGCCACCAAGTTCTTAGAAGATTATTGGAGAGAATTATGTTGTAACATTAGAACAGGTTACCTCAGTGACTGGATTATTGACCCTGGTTGCAAAAATGCCATGTCATTGATCCTTACTGGGCCAAATCCTGAATTGGCTGATTTGattcaacaaatatgtgaagATAAATCTTGGGAAGGGGTCTTTAAGAAACTTTGGCCTAAAATCAAGTATATTAGTTCCATCTGTACAGGTAGCATGAGCCAATATATTTCATTACTTGAATTTTATGGAGGTGGGATCCCTTTAGTTTCACCAAGTTATGTTTCTTCGGAAGCTTGTTTTGGGATCAATTTACAACCCCTAAGCAAGCCCTTTGACGTTTCTTACACCTTTCTCCCAAATACGGCCTACTTTGAATTTCTCCCTGTGAACAAAGATGGTGGTGGAAAGGCTCAAGAAACTAGGACTATGGACAAACCAGTCGATCTTGCGAATGTGAAGCTTGGTCAATTTTACGAAGTTGTTGTAACAACTTTGGCAG GTCTATATCGGTACAGAGTCGGGGATGTTCTGAAGGTGACCGGATTCTATAATAAATCTCCACAGTTTCAATTTGTAGAACGACAGAATGTGGTTTTGAGTATAGATACAGAAAAAACAACTGAAGAAGACCTTTCGAAAGCAATCACGAATGCAAAACTCATCCTCGAACCATTTGGCATCATGTTGACTGCATACAGTAGCTATTCCGACACCTCGTCGATACCGGGTCGATATGTATTATTTTGGGAGCTGAAGATGAAAGGCAGCAATGATTTACCAAAACTTGATGCCAAGATAATGGAAGAATGCTGCTGTATAGTGGAAGAATCCTTTGGTTTTACATATAAAGCACTTAGGAAAGGTGGTGCAATTTCAGCTTTAGAGCTAAGGGTGGTTAAACATGGAAGCTTTGATGAACTCATGGATTTCTATATATCAAAGGGAGCTTCCATTACCCAATACAAGCCTCCTTGTTGCCTTAAATCTGAGGATGCCATAAAGATATTGAATTCAGCGATGGTGGGGAAGCTTTTCAGCCCCAAAACTATGTTTCTATCTGCATTGTCTGAGGGTTAA